The DNA sequence CAACTTGATTCCACCATGACTCTCATCCGGAGGTTGAGCGTGAACCATATACAGCCTTTTACCAGACATTTCCATTTCATAAGTGGCCGGTAACTCTTTAAGAAACTGTATAGAAGCAGCATCCGCCTCTTCGCCGTGCCGTTTAAGATATGACTGATCATGGTTACCCACAACTGTCTGACAATTACTTCTTTTCAACAGAGATACCGTTTGATCAAGCTGATCCATATAACCCGCAATATCACCTGCACATAAAATCTGATCAACGCCTTTACCCATAAATATATTAATCGCTTCTTCCACAGGTTCCGGACTTGCATGCACATCACTGATTAAGCCTATTAACGCCATAACACACTCTCAGACCACTTTGATAACAACTCCAGAATAATACGCCTGAACACATAAAACAAAGGTTTCTAGAGATAACCGGTTCACTCGATTATCCAGCACTTTACTGGTTATAGAAATTATCTATCAATATGATAGATATTAGAAAATAGCTAAATAACTGTTATTTCGTCAAAATGCACCAACTAAAATTTACGCTGGAACAACTATGAAACATTTAACACCCCTTTTACTTGTATCCCTAATCTCCTTTCAGGCGCAGGCAACTGACTGGAAAGCTTTACCAGACAGCGCGCCTGCACCTGCAGACAACCCAACTACAGCGGAAAAAGTTGAACTGGGAAAAATGCTATTTATGGACCCGCGCTTCTCTTCCACCGGCACTGTATCCTGTAATTCATGCCATAACGTAATGGAAGGTGGTGATGACAGCCGTAGTGTTTCAATGGGCGTTCATGGTAAAACAGGTGGACGTAATGCACCGACTGTATGGAACTCAGCATTCCACTCAGTTCAATTCTGGGATGGCCGCGCACCATTACTTGAAGACCAGGCTAAAGGCCCTGTTGCTAACCCGATTGAAATGGGTATGAAAGACGTTGAAACTGCAATGGAAAGAGTTAAAACGATACCAGGGTATAAAACAGTTTTTGATAAGGCATTTGGAAAAGATAGTATGACTGTTGAAAATGCAGCAAAAGCAGTTGCTGCTTTTGAGCGTACTTTAATCACACCAAATAGCCCTTATGACAAATATGTAAAAGGCAATAAAACTGCAATGAACAAACAACAGGTTCAAGGCATGAATAAATTTGCTGAAGCTGGCTGCACATCCTGTCATTCTGGCGCGGCCTTTAATGGACCAGAACAAAAACTGGGTGAAGGCTTTTACGTGATGTTCCCAACCTTTGATAACAAATATGTAAGTAAATATAAATTAGATGAAGACAAGGGGCGTGAAGAAGCAACGGGTAAAGCAACAGATCGCGGAATGTTCCGCATACCAACTTTACGCAATATCACAGATACCGCACCTTACTTCCATAATGGTTCTGTAAATGATTTAGCTGAAGCTGTTCGAGTAATGGCAAAAACACAACTTAACAGTACGCTGGCTGAAAAAGATGTAAATGATATTGTTGCTTTCCTTGGTGCACTAACTGGAGAGTACCCGGAAATCACTATGCCTAGACTGCCAGCAACATCTGGCACCAGCATTATTGCCGATTAAGGCAGGGCTCTGAAACTGACGCAGAGATTATTTAATATTAAAAATAATCTCTGCACCTTAACTTCAAATATTTTCTTTTAGAACAACATTTCCAGAAATCGGTCCACTGTTTCTTTATCAGGACGGCTCTTCATTTTATAACCTACATGTTGAGTATTATCCTTATTATCACTCAATAGAATCCCCCACATAGACTCAAT is a window from the endosymbiont of Galathealinum brachiosum genome containing:
- a CDS encoding cytochrome-c peroxidase, producing MKHLTPLLLVSLISFQAQATDWKALPDSAPAPADNPTTAEKVELGKMLFMDPRFSSTGTVSCNSCHNVMEGGDDSRSVSMGVHGKTGGRNAPTVWNSAFHSVQFWDGRAPLLEDQAKGPVANPIEMGMKDVETAMERVKTIPGYKTVFDKAFGKDSMTVENAAKAVAAFERTLITPNSPYDKYVKGNKTAMNKQQVQGMNKFAEAGCTSCHSGAAFNGPEQKLGEGFYVMFPTFDNKYVSKYKLDEDKGREEATGKATDRGMFRIPTLRNITDTAPYFHNGSVNDLAEAVRVMAKTQLNSTLAEKDVNDIVAFLGALTGEYPEITMPRLPATSGTSIIAD